The following coding sequences lie in one Spirosoma sp. KUDC1026 genomic window:
- a CDS encoding antitoxin Xre/MbcA/ParS toxin-binding domain-containing protein: protein MTMLDRTALVFSALNGVPATRFFETADLTGYKREQLAEVFDTSLKTFQRYERDRKKLNPQDSEKVLKIIHLFQAGESVFGSSDSFRRWMDKPAYGLGNQIPFTLLHTSGGIDLVLDEVARIEYGDLA, encoded by the coding sequence ATGACTATGCTTGACCGAACGGCACTGGTTTTTTCGGCGCTGAATGGGGTGCCCGCTACGCGCTTCTTTGAAACGGCAGATCTGACGGGGTATAAGCGGGAACAACTCGCGGAGGTATTTGACACGTCGCTGAAGACGTTTCAACGGTACGAGCGGGATCGTAAAAAACTGAACCCGCAGGATAGTGAGAAAGTCCTGAAGATTATTCATCTGTTCCAGGCAGGGGAGTCGGTTTTTGGCTCCAGCGATTCCTTTCGGCGGTGGATGGATAAACCGGCCTACGGCTTGGGCAATCAGATTCCGTTCACCCTGCTGCATACGTCGGGGGGGATCGATCTCGTACTCGACGAGGTGGCGCGGATTGAATACGGGGACCTGGCGTAG
- a CDS encoding glycosyltransferase — MLPQNPDLLIPIPPIPSLVFDEFSPAPDLRISVVVPVRNEATHLVQVLDALRQQQNEQGSPLSPTRYEVLLLTNNCTDNSRELARYYQQQFPSFRLLLADICLPAPHANIGTVRRLLMNEAYRRLMSTGHTDGIIASTDGDTLVDRQWINQIIREIDRGNDAVGGRILTQTNDSPVRLNYLRDVTYRTLVAQVEAILDPLAHDPWPRHFQHFGANLAVTCTMYEKAGRLPLVPHLEDEAFYRALLRLDAKIRKSPLVRVVTSMRMQGRATVGFSEQLRYWDTLNREGNCQLAEPAEAVLIRLRNRHRLRRCWQADPAIDPTILLRTVATELTLPLEWLWSTMRQSVYFGQLWEQVEARLANGRWAATWPFTPITATIQDLRAFLNDQYASHQSMSAETYPSNQSQGF; from the coding sequence ATGCTACCCCAAAATCCTGACCTACTTATCCCCATCCCGCCGATTCCCTCACTTGTCTTTGACGAATTTTCTCCAGCTCCGGATTTACGTATTTCGGTCGTTGTTCCTGTACGAAACGAAGCAACCCATCTGGTTCAGGTGCTGGATGCGCTCCGTCAACAACAGAATGAACAAGGATCTCCCCTATCGCCCACCCGTTACGAGGTCTTACTGCTAACGAATAACTGCACCGATAACTCCCGTGAACTAGCCCGGTACTACCAGCAACAATTTCCCAGTTTTCGGTTGCTGCTGGCCGATATCTGCTTACCCGCGCCCCACGCCAACATTGGCACCGTCCGGCGACTTCTCATGAACGAAGCCTACCGACGGCTAATGAGTACGGGACATACGGATGGAATTATTGCCTCTACGGACGGCGATACGCTGGTGGACCGGCAGTGGATCAATCAGATAATCCGGGAGATTGATCGGGGAAACGATGCCGTTGGCGGCCGTATTCTAACCCAGACCAACGACAGCCCCGTACGGTTAAATTACCTGCGGGATGTTACGTACCGGACGCTGGTGGCACAGGTTGAAGCCATTCTCGACCCGCTGGCGCACGATCCCTGGCCCCGGCATTTTCAGCACTTCGGCGCTAATCTGGCGGTTACCTGCACGATGTACGAAAAAGCGGGACGGCTCCCGCTGGTGCCCCACCTGGAAGATGAAGCTTTCTACCGGGCGCTCCTGCGGCTCGACGCCAAGATTCGTAAAAGCCCCCTGGTCCGGGTCGTTACATCAATGCGGATGCAGGGCCGCGCTACGGTCGGTTTCTCGGAGCAGCTGCGTTACTGGGACACGCTCAACCGTGAAGGCAACTGCCAGCTCGCCGAACCGGCGGAAGCCGTTCTGATCCGGCTCCGGAATCGACACCGGCTGCGACGCTGCTGGCAGGCCGATCCCGCCATTGATCCAACAATACTATTACGTACTGTTGCTACCGAACTGACGCTTCCGCTGGAATGGCTTTGGAGCACCATGCGCCAGAGCGTCTATTTTGGACAACTCTGGGAGCAGGTCGAAGCCCGGCTAGCCAACGGACGCTGGGCAGCTACCTGGCCCTTTACCCCCATCACGGCTACCATCCAGGACCTCCGCGCTTTTTTAAACGATCAATACGCGTCCCACCAGTCTATGTCCGCCGAAACGTATCCGTCCAACCAGTCTCAGGGCTTTTGA
- the trmB gene encoding tRNA (guanosine(46)-N7)-methyltransferase TrmB has protein sequence MTRRKQHRFDYNSQSSMVVERGKEIYNDIKGHWKQDYFCNTQPLVVELACGKGEYTVGLAQAFPDKNFLGVDIKGDRIARGAKQAETLGLKNVGFLRTDINFLREFITNGEIDELWITFPDPQPRPKQEKHRLTHPRFLNEYKELLVPGGTLHLKTDSPGLFAYSLETVQETGFTDLQYTNDLYNSPLNAIHLGIKTKYEQIFFDKGFSINYLQCKNGRS, from the coding sequence GTGACCAGAAGGAAACAGCATCGATTTGATTACAATTCACAAAGTTCAATGGTCGTTGAGCGCGGGAAAGAGATTTACAATGATATAAAAGGTCATTGGAAGCAAGATTACTTTTGTAACACCCAACCCCTGGTTGTTGAACTGGCTTGTGGCAAAGGTGAATACACCGTTGGACTGGCGCAGGCGTTTCCCGACAAGAATTTTCTGGGCGTGGATATAAAAGGGGACCGGATTGCCCGTGGGGCAAAGCAGGCCGAAACGCTGGGCTTAAAAAATGTTGGCTTCCTGCGGACGGACATCAACTTCCTGCGGGAATTCATTACGAACGGAGAGATCGATGAACTGTGGATTACCTTCCCCGATCCCCAACCTCGCCCCAAACAGGAGAAGCACCGGCTCACGCACCCCCGGTTTTTGAATGAGTATAAAGAGTTGCTGGTGCCCGGCGGTACACTGCATTTAAAAACCGACAGCCCGGGGTTGTTCGCCTATAGTCTGGAGACAGTGCAGGAAACGGGGTTCACCGATTTACAATACACCAACGACCTTTACAATTCGCCCCTGAATGCTATTCATCTGGGCATAAAGACGAAGTACGAGCAGATCTTTTTCGACAAAGGATTTTCGATCAATTACCTGCAATGCAAAAACGGGCGCAGCTGA
- a CDS encoding tetratricopeptide repeat protein, with protein sequence MTTGIAYSQDQPAAGGAMDAALAESMKKDKEKSDKDIADEKAASKAATWMNRAKTYQNIALQSIKLDSNAAMVSYDAYKKVIELDKDKKGGPGRQAKEAEEALKSRDFYNALMQQGVARFQSKNYKEAVKTMSMASTVLPSDTLAPLYTAIGAQQIQDNKTAEEQLEKYIANGGKDASIYGSLAMLYRNDKEVDKALAALDKGLALDPSNKDLSNERINLMLSSNRMDDAIAGMKKMVEKDPNNVQNLVNLSIVYNNSAGKLSDEIRTLSEQTKKSGGSGKALADAKGLLETYNGEVKRLTAKKPKTPDVTRQLADVKKKATEQAATVAKLEADAKEAAANTSANAGAESKLADLKKQYDEQKGMEKDYLQKAIAVDGNNYDANYNMGVFYFNDAVEMKRSVDNMDMAEYNKRGKEIDGQVCGKFKQALPYFTKAKSIKADEAELNNNLENLQNILKQYEERKVVCVEPAK encoded by the coding sequence TTGACCACTGGGATAGCGTACAGCCAGGATCAACCAGCCGCGGGCGGTGCCATGGATGCGGCTCTGGCTGAGTCGATGAAGAAAGATAAAGAGAAAAGCGACAAGGATATCGCTGACGAAAAAGCAGCCAGCAAAGCTGCTACCTGGATGAACCGGGCAAAAACGTATCAGAATATTGCTTTGCAGAGTATCAAACTGGACTCGAACGCGGCAATGGTTTCTTATGATGCGTACAAAAAAGTAATCGAACTGGACAAAGATAAAAAAGGTGGTCCTGGTCGTCAGGCGAAAGAAGCGGAAGAAGCGCTGAAAAGCCGCGACTTCTACAATGCGCTGATGCAGCAGGGGGTAGCCCGGTTCCAGTCGAAGAACTACAAAGAAGCCGTGAAAACGATGTCGATGGCGAGCACTGTACTGCCAAGCGATACGTTGGCTCCGCTGTACACGGCTATCGGTGCCCAGCAGATCCAGGATAATAAAACAGCCGAGGAGCAACTGGAAAAATACATTGCGAATGGTGGTAAGGATGCCTCGATCTATGGATCGCTGGCGATGCTCTACCGGAACGACAAAGAAGTGGACAAAGCCCTGGCGGCTCTGGACAAAGGACTGGCCCTGGATCCATCCAACAAAGATTTGTCAAACGAACGGATCAACCTGATGCTGTCATCGAACCGGATGGATGATGCCATTGCGGGCATGAAGAAGATGGTCGAGAAAGATCCGAACAACGTGCAGAACCTGGTGAACCTGTCGATTGTGTACAATAACAGCGCGGGTAAACTGAGCGACGAAATCCGGACGCTGAGCGAGCAAACCAAAAAGTCGGGCGGTAGCGGCAAAGCACTGGCCGATGCAAAAGGTCTGCTGGAAACCTACAATGGTGAGGTAAAACGGCTAACGGCGAAAAAACCAAAAACGCCCGACGTTACTCGTCAGCTCGCTGATGTGAAAAAGAAGGCAACCGAGCAGGCAGCCACGGTAGCTAAACTGGAAGCGGATGCGAAAGAAGCGGCCGCCAATACGTCAGCTAATGCCGGTGCCGAAAGCAAACTGGCTGATCTGAAAAAACAGTACGATGAGCAGAAAGGTATGGAGAAAGATTATCTCCAGAAGGCAATTGCTGTCGATGGCAATAACTACGACGCGAACTACAACATGGGCGTGTTTTATTTCAACGATGCTGTAGAAATGAAACGCTCGGTGGACAATATGGATATGGCTGAGTACAACAAGCGTGGCAAAGAAATCGATGGTCAGGTTTGCGGTAAATTCAAACAGGCACTGCCATATTTCACGAAAGCAAAATCGATTAAAGCGGATGAGGCTGAACTGAATAACAACCTGGAAAATCTCCAGAATATTCTGAAGCAGTACGAAGAGCGGAAAGTCGTTTGTGTAGAACCAGCGAAATAA
- the gap gene encoding type I glyceraldehyde-3-phosphate dehydrogenase: protein MEKIRVAINGFGRIGRLSFRRLLDKENIEVVAINDLTDNATLAHLLKYDSVHGKFPGTVTSDSESLTVNGKKINAYAERDPKQLPWANLKVDVVLESTGRFVDEAGAGQHLTAGAKKVIISAPAKGNIPTVVLGVNDDTLTGDETIISNASCTTNCLAPMAKVLDDVFGIEKGYMTTIHAYTADQNLQDAPHSDLRRARAAALSIVPTSTGAAKAVGLVLPQLKGKLDGNAMRVPTPDGSLTDLTVVLKREATAEEINNAMKEASEAGLKGYLEYNVDEIVSIDIVGNPHSCIFDSKLTTTNGTLAKVVGWYDNEYGYSSRVADLIAKLFA, encoded by the coding sequence ATGGAAAAAATCCGCGTTGCGATCAACGGCTTTGGCCGAATTGGCCGCCTGTCCTTTAGAAGACTGCTTGACAAAGAAAACATCGAAGTTGTTGCCATCAACGACCTCACAGATAACGCTACGCTAGCGCATTTGCTCAAATACGATTCTGTACACGGTAAATTTCCCGGTACGGTAACCTCAGACAGCGAAAGTCTGACGGTAAACGGTAAAAAAATCAATGCATACGCAGAGCGGGATCCAAAACAGCTCCCCTGGGCTAACTTAAAAGTTGACGTGGTGCTGGAATCGACCGGCCGTTTCGTTGACGAAGCCGGCGCTGGTCAACATTTGACCGCTGGTGCGAAAAAAGTTATCATCTCCGCTCCTGCTAAAGGCAACATCCCAACCGTAGTACTGGGCGTGAATGATGATACGCTGACCGGCGACGAAACGATCATTTCGAACGCTTCGTGCACAACGAACTGTCTGGCTCCAATGGCCAAGGTTCTGGACGACGTTTTCGGTATCGAAAAAGGATACATGACAACGATCCACGCCTACACCGCCGATCAGAATCTGCAGGACGCTCCGCACTCGGATCTGCGTCGTGCCCGGGCAGCCGCGCTGTCGATCGTTCCAACCTCGACGGGTGCTGCTAAAGCCGTTGGCCTGGTATTGCCCCAGCTGAAAGGTAAACTGGATGGTAACGCGATGCGCGTGCCAACGCCAGATGGCTCCCTGACCGACCTGACAGTTGTGCTGAAACGGGAAGCTACCGCCGAAGAGATCAACAACGCGATGAAAGAAGCATCGGAAGCTGGTCTGAAAGGCTACCTGGAGTACAATGTAGACGAAATCGTGTCGATCGATATCGTAGGCAATCCTCACTCCTGCATTTTCGATTCGAAACTGACGACCACGAACGGTACGCTGGCGAAAGTAGTGGGCTGGTATGACAACGAATACGGCTATTCGAGCCGGGTTGCCGACCTGATCGCGAAATTGTTCGCTTAA
- the gyrA gene encoding DNA gyrase subunit A: MAEENPDLESPSNIIPINIEDEMRGAYIDYSMSVIISRALPDVRDGLKPVHRRVLFGMAELGVNYNKPHKKSARIVGEVLGKYHPHGDSSVYDTMVRMAQDWSLRYPLVDGQGNFGSIDGDSPAAMRYTEARLRRIAEEMLMDIYKETVDFQPNFDDSLEEPSVMPAKLPNLLLNGSSGIAVGMATNMAPHNLTEVVDGILAYLDNADITIEELMQYVKAPDFPTGATIYGMEGVKSAFKTGRGRVVMRAHATIEENKGKTQIIVTDVPYMVNKAVMLEKTAELINEKKIEGITAFRDESDRDGLRVVYDLRKDAIPNVVLNNLYKHTALQSSFSINNVALVKGRPALLNLKDMMRYYVEHRFEVITRRTQYELREAEKRAHILEGLLIALDNIDAVIELIRSSRDPEVARLGLIERFSLSDVQAKAILEMRLQRLTGLERDKLQAEFDELMREIADYKEILASEERKRQVIRDELTDVRARYGDPRRTEINPLGDGNISDLSLIADEDMVITISHAGYIKRTPTTEYRAQSRGGVGAKAAATKEEDFTEHLFTATMHNTLLAFTQKGRLYWLPVYELPEGSRTSKGRPLANFINIESDDKVRAVINVSDLKNEDYINNNYIVMCTRQGTIKKTMLEAYSRPRQNGIIAITIDEDDQLIGVCMTNGDNDIVIASSAGKAVRFHESRVRPMGRTAAGVRGISLDEEEADDHVIGMVCIASSEAQLLVVSEKGYGKRSEIDEYRITNRGAKGVGTLKVTEKVGTLVAILDVTDTDDLMIINKSGIAIRTPVKDVSVIGRNTQGVRLISLRDGDSISSVTKIKAEDVEETEQEGADPVENETALE; this comes from the coding sequence ATGGCGGAAGAAAATCCCGACCTCGAATCGCCCAGTAACATTATTCCCATCAACATTGAGGACGAAATGCGTGGTGCCTACATTGATTATTCAATGTCGGTTATCATTTCCCGCGCATTGCCCGACGTCCGTGACGGGCTGAAGCCTGTTCACCGGCGGGTGTTGTTCGGAATGGCCGAACTGGGGGTGAACTACAACAAACCTCATAAGAAATCAGCGCGTATCGTTGGGGAAGTACTGGGTAAGTACCACCCGCACGGCGATTCGTCGGTGTATGATACCATGGTTCGGATGGCGCAGGACTGGTCGCTGCGGTACCCACTCGTGGATGGACAGGGTAACTTCGGTTCGATCGATGGCGACTCACCGGCGGCTATGCGGTATACTGAGGCCCGGCTGCGCCGGATTGCCGAAGAGATGCTGATGGACATCTACAAAGAAACGGTTGATTTTCAGCCCAACTTTGATGACTCCCTCGAAGAGCCGAGTGTGATGCCCGCCAAACTGCCGAACCTGCTCCTGAATGGCTCGTCGGGTATTGCCGTTGGGATGGCCACGAACATGGCTCCCCATAACCTGACCGAAGTGGTCGATGGGATCCTGGCTTACCTGGATAACGCCGACATTACGATCGAGGAGCTGATGCAGTACGTGAAGGCGCCCGATTTCCCAACCGGGGCTACGATCTACGGGATGGAAGGCGTAAAGTCCGCGTTCAAGACCGGCCGCGGCCGGGTGGTGATGCGGGCCCATGCCACCATCGAAGAGAACAAAGGCAAAACCCAGATCATCGTCACGGACGTACCGTACATGGTCAATAAAGCGGTGATGCTGGAGAAAACGGCCGAGCTCATCAACGAGAAGAAAATTGAAGGCATTACGGCCTTCCGGGACGAGTCGGACCGGGACGGTCTGCGGGTGGTCTACGATCTGCGTAAGGATGCCATTCCCAACGTGGTTCTCAATAACCTGTACAAGCACACGGCTCTGCAGTCGTCGTTCAGCATCAACAACGTCGCGCTCGTCAAAGGACGCCCGGCGCTGCTGAACCTGAAAGACATGATGCGGTATTACGTCGAGCATCGCTTTGAAGTAATTACCCGTCGGACGCAGTACGAACTGCGCGAAGCCGAAAAACGGGCGCATATCCTGGAAGGACTCCTGATCGCACTCGATAATATCGATGCGGTTATTGAATTGATCCGCTCATCGCGTGATCCGGAAGTGGCCCGTCTCGGTTTGATCGAGCGGTTTAGTCTGAGTGATGTTCAGGCGAAAGCGATTCTGGAGATGCGGTTGCAGCGGCTCACCGGTCTGGAGCGGGATAAACTGCAGGCGGAGTTCGACGAGCTGATGCGTGAAATTGCCGATTACAAAGAGATCCTGGCCAGCGAAGAGCGGAAACGGCAGGTGATCCGGGATGAGCTGACGGACGTGCGCGCCCGCTACGGCGATCCCCGCCGGACGGAGATCAACCCGCTGGGCGATGGCAACATCAGTGACCTGTCGCTGATTGCCGACGAGGATATGGTGATTACCATCTCACACGCCGGCTATATAAAACGGACACCAACCACCGAGTATCGGGCGCAAAGCCGGGGTGGAGTAGGGGCCAAGGCGGCTGCCACGAAAGAGGAGGACTTTACGGAACACCTGTTCACGGCGACCATGCACAACACCCTGCTGGCTTTCACCCAGAAGGGACGCCTGTACTGGCTGCCCGTCTACGAATTACCCGAAGGATCGCGTACGTCGAAGGGACGCCCATTGGCCAACTTCATCAACATCGAATCGGATGACAAAGTCCGGGCGGTGATCAACGTCTCGGATCTGAAGAATGAAGACTACATCAACAATAACTACATTGTGATGTGTACCCGGCAGGGGACGATCAAGAAAACCATGCTGGAAGCCTACTCGCGGCCCCGGCAGAACGGGATCATTGCCATTACCATCGATGAGGATGATCAGTTGATCGGTGTCTGCATGACCAATGGCGATAACGACATTGTGATTGCGTCGAGTGCCGGTAAAGCAGTTCGTTTTCACGAAAGCCGGGTGCGGCCGATGGGTCGGACGGCGGCCGGGGTACGGGGGATCTCGCTCGATGAGGAAGAAGCCGATGACCACGTTATTGGTATGGTGTGTATCGCTTCGTCGGAAGCTCAACTGTTGGTTGTCTCGGAAAAAGGCTACGGGAAACGGTCGGAGATCGATGAGTACCGGATTACGAACCGGGGGGCCAAAGGCGTGGGTACCCTGAAGGTGACCGAGAAAGTGGGAACGCTGGTGGCCATTCTGGACGTAACGGATACCGACGATCTGATGATTATCAACAAATCGGGTATTGCCATCCGGACCCCGGTGAAAGACGTAAGTGTGATCGGTCGGAATACCCAGGGCGTGCGGCTGATCAGCCTGCGCGACGGGGATTCGATTTCGTCGGTAACCAAGATTAAAGCCGAAGACGTTGAGGAAACTGAGCAGGAGGGAGCAGACCCCGTTGAGAATGAAACCGCACTTGAGTAG
- a CDS encoding RES family NAD+ phosphorylase — translation MQVYRITKAQYADRLVASGGAARWNGRGQFVIYTAATRALACLENVVHRSGEGLADDFRVMVIDIPDALPVTSLVLSDLPADWVDFQQYGSCQKLGNTWLQRGESAVLRVPSAIIADEWNYLLNPAHSDFQRIQLLRTDLFVFDPRIKS, via the coding sequence ATGCAGGTGTATCGAATTACCAAAGCCCAGTACGCCGATCGGCTCGTGGCATCGGGCGGGGCAGCCCGCTGGAACGGCCGGGGTCAATTTGTTATTTATACGGCGGCTACGCGCGCCCTGGCCTGTCTGGAGAATGTCGTTCACCGCAGTGGGGAAGGATTAGCTGATGATTTTCGGGTGATGGTTATCGATATACCCGATGCCTTACCGGTTACTTCCCTTGTTTTATCGGATCTGCCCGCCGACTGGGTTGATTTTCAGCAGTACGGTTCCTGTCAGAAGCTGGGCAATACCTGGCTACAGCGGGGTGAATCGGCCGTACTGCGGGTGCCATCAGCCATTATTGCCGACGAGTGGAACTACCTGCTGAATCCGGCCCATTCCGACTTTCAGCGAATCCAACTGTTACGAACGGATCTGTTCGTCTTTGATCCACGGATTAAGTCCTGA
- a CDS encoding 2,3,4,5-tetrahydropyridine-2,6-dicarboxylate N-succinyltransferase produces MIEQIEQIWSNRDLLKQPESLQLIKDIVNQLDRGELRVATPPATEGGDWTVNEWVKKAILLFFVSQQMKVDEVGIFSFHDKIPLKTDFADAKVRVVPPAVARYGSYQAPGVILMPSYVNIGAYVDERTMVDTWATVGSCAQIGKDVHLSGGVGIGGVLEPPQAAPVIVEDGAFIGSRCIVVEGAHIGKRAVLGAGVTITGSSKIIDVTGDAPVEYKGYVPANSVVIPGSYAKQFPAGEYHVPCAIIIGQRKESTDLKTSLNDALRENNVTV; encoded by the coding sequence ATGATTGAACAGATTGAGCAAATCTGGTCGAATCGCGACCTGCTGAAACAACCCGAATCACTCCAGTTGATTAAGGATATAGTTAATCAGTTAGATAGGGGAGAACTCCGGGTGGCCACGCCACCCGCCACCGAAGGGGGCGATTGGACCGTTAACGAATGGGTCAAAAAAGCCATCCTTCTGTTCTTCGTTAGTCAGCAAATGAAAGTCGATGAAGTCGGCATTTTTTCTTTTCACGACAAAATTCCCCTGAAGACAGATTTCGCCGACGCTAAGGTTCGCGTGGTTCCGCCAGCTGTTGCCCGGTACGGATCCTACCAGGCACCCGGCGTTATTCTGATGCCGTCCTACGTAAATATTGGTGCGTATGTCGATGAGCGGACTATGGTAGATACCTGGGCTACCGTTGGTAGCTGCGCCCAGATTGGCAAAGACGTTCACCTCAGTGGCGGGGTTGGCATTGGTGGGGTTCTCGAGCCACCCCAGGCCGCGCCCGTTATTGTAGAAGATGGGGCCTTCATCGGATCACGTTGTATTGTAGTTGAAGGCGCCCATATTGGGAAGCGAGCCGTATTAGGTGCCGGAGTAACCATCACCGGCTCGTCAAAGATAATTGACGTGACCGGCGACGCCCCCGTTGAATACAAAGGCTACGTTCCAGCTAACTCAGTGGTTATTCCAGGGAGTTATGCTAAACAATTCCCGGCAGGAGAATATCACGTACCCTGTGCAATCATCATCGGCCAGCGAAAAGAATCAACGGATTTGAAGACATCCCTGAACGACGCGCTCAGGGAAAATAACGTGACAGTCTAG
- a CDS encoding helix-turn-helix transcriptional regulator → MTINDKIKQILIDKNLTPSYFADEIGVQRSSISHILSGRNRPSFDIIQKIIRRFPDLGYDWIMEDEAEAPAPNQFSAPSYGARSMPNRQSAPGGRDGYANVSNSVPVNQLPGRSPQRTELPPEQPAYSDEEGGGIDRRIERILVFYTDGSFQEYTPAG, encoded by the coding sequence ATGACAATTAATGACAAGATTAAACAGATATTGATTGACAAAAACCTAACGCCTTCGTATTTCGCCGACGAAATTGGGGTTCAGCGGTCAAGTATTTCGCATATTCTATCGGGACGAAATCGCCCTAGTTTCGATATAATCCAGAAAATAATCCGTCGCTTTCCCGATTTGGGGTATGACTGGATCATGGAGGATGAGGCTGAGGCTCCAGCTCCGAATCAATTCTCGGCACCGAGCTACGGCGCCCGCTCTATGCCAAACCGGCAGTCAGCCCCTGGCGGGCGGGATGGCTATGCTAACGTATCAAATTCGGTTCCGGTAAACCAGCTTCCAGGGCGGTCACCACAACGTACCGAATTGCCGCCTGAACAACCTGCCTACTCAGACGAGGAGGGGGGGGGCATCGACCGTCGGATTGAACGAATTCTGGTTTTCTATACGGATGGATCCTTCCAGGAATACACCCCGGCCGGTTAA
- a CDS encoding bifunctional folylpolyglutamate synthase/dihydrofolate synthase has protein sequence MQYPEAIDYLYSRLPVFHRIGPKAIKPGLTNILRLCEALGNPQHKFQSIHVAGTNGKGSTSHMLAAVYQSAGYRVGLYTSPHLKSFTERIRINGQPIPEAEVAAFVDQHRELIEDVEPSFFEVTVAMAFAYFAEQNLDVAIIEVGLGGRLDSTNIITPLASVITNIGYDHTDILGDTLPQIAGEKAGIIKPNVPVIVGETHPETAPVFRSVAAANQAPITFADQHYQLTDQGLVNGRRRIGVASLITPLDEYPASTPSETILDLIGLYQLKNLAAVLATVSVLQEKFPVTGQAQQAGLGAVARLTGLLGRFQILQESPRVIADTAHNQAGLMALLETVRSLSYDKLRIVIGLVSDKDREKVLSILPNDAAYYFCQAQSPRALPANQLQQEAINFGKLGESYPDVNTALFSALQMSTKYELILVTGSNYIVAELDNLQ, from the coding sequence ATGCAGTATCCGGAAGCAATCGATTATCTCTATAGTCGGCTCCCCGTTTTTCATCGAATTGGCCCCAAGGCGATCAAGCCGGGGCTGACCAACATTCTTCGCCTGTGCGAAGCGCTGGGAAATCCCCAGCATAAATTCCAAAGTATCCACGTAGCCGGCACGAACGGGAAGGGGAGTACCTCCCATATGCTGGCGGCCGTCTATCAATCGGCGGGGTACCGGGTGGGCCTGTATACCTCGCCCCACCTGAAATCGTTTACTGAGCGGATCCGCATTAACGGCCAGCCGATTCCCGAAGCGGAGGTTGCCGCCTTTGTTGACCAGCACCGGGAGCTGATCGAAGACGTTGAGCCATCCTTTTTCGAGGTGACCGTCGCTATGGCGTTTGCTTACTTTGCTGAGCAGAACCTGGACGTAGCGATCATCGAAGTAGGGCTTGGCGGGCGGTTGGATTCCACCAATATCATTACCCCGCTGGCATCGGTCATTACCAACATCGGTTACGATCATACCGATATATTAGGGGATACCCTGCCGCAGATTGCGGGGGAAAAAGCGGGGATTATCAAACCGAACGTACCGGTCATCGTGGGCGAAACCCATCCCGAAACGGCACCGGTTTTCCGGTCTGTAGCGGCCGCGAACCAGGCGCCCATTACGTTCGCCGATCAGCACTATCAGCTCACCGACCAAGGCTTGGTGAACGGTCGGCGTCGGATAGGGGTAGCCTCCCTAATTACTCCCCTTGACGAATACCCGGCCAGCACCCCTTCCGAGACAATACTTGATTTGATCGGCCTGTACCAGCTCAAAAATCTGGCGGCTGTTCTGGCGACGGTTTCAGTATTGCAGGAGAAATTCCCCGTAACGGGCCAGGCTCAGCAGGCCGGACTGGGTGCCGTTGCGAGGCTGACGGGGCTGCTGGGCCGCTTCCAGATCCTGCAGGAATCCCCCCGGGTTATCGCGGATACAGCCCATAACCAAGCGGGTTTAATGGCCCTGCTGGAAACGGTTCGCTCGCTGTCGTACGACAAACTCAGGATCGTCATTGGGCTCGTGAGTGACAAGGATCGGGAGAAAGTCCTGTCGATTTTACCCAACGACGCTGCGTATTATTTCTGTCAGGCGCAGTCGCCCCGCGCGCTTCCGGCCAATCAACTACAGCAGGAAGCAATTAACTTCGGTAAACTCGGTGAGAGCTACCCAGACGTCAATACGGCCCTGTTTAGTGCTTTACAAATGTCAACCAAATATGAGTTGATTCTCGTAACGGGCAGTAATTACATTGTTGCAGAACTAGATAATTTACAATAG